In a single window of the Acidobacteriota bacterium genome:
- a CDS encoding methyltransferase domain-containing protein translates to MGCPVHTWCFQGAYTGAMADAGHPKLSVWNTYRLFYGQFRTHFLATGAIAPSGGALAAEMTAPLAKARGLRSLRVLEVGAGTGVFTRAILRHLGAGDSLDICEINPAFQPVLEARLQQARVEERGIACTIHFGDICTWEPRPEFDFIISGLPLNNFSPDLVARILSLLGGLLLPGGVLSYFEYLYVRRVKAAFVRNETERARLRAVGSVVDCFLHNHTSRAVPVALNFPPAMARHVWARRARIDKAAPVH, encoded by the coding sequence ATGGGATGCCCGGTGCATACGTGGTGTTTTCAAGGCGCGTATACTGGGGCAATGGCGGATGCAGGTCATCCGAAGCTGAGTGTCTGGAATACTTATCGGCTGTTCTATGGCCAGTTCCGCACTCATTTTCTCGCGACGGGCGCGATTGCGCCCAGCGGCGGGGCGCTGGCGGCGGAGATGACGGCGCCGCTGGCCAAGGCCAGGGGCCTCCGGTCCTTACGCGTTCTGGAAGTGGGCGCCGGCACAGGCGTCTTCACGCGCGCCATTTTGCGCCACTTGGGCGCGGGCGACAGCCTGGATATTTGCGAGATCAACCCCGCCTTTCAACCCGTGCTGGAGGCGCGGCTGCAGCAGGCGCGAGTAGAGGAGCGAGGGATTGCCTGCACTATCCACTTTGGCGATATTTGCACCTGGGAGCCAAGGCCAGAATTCGATTTCATCATCTCCGGCCTGCCACTGAATAATTTCAGCCCGGATCTGGTAGCGCGCATTTTGAGCCTGCTCGGCGGACTGCTGCTGCCCGGTGGGGTGCTCTCCTACTTTGAATATCTGTACGTCCGGAGGGTCAAGGCGGCGTTTGTGCGCAACGAGACCGAACGTGCACGCCTGCGCGCGGTGGGCTCGGTGGTCGACTGCTTTTTGCACAACCACACCAGCCGCGCGGTACCGGTGGCGCTGAATTTTCCGCCCGCGATGGCACGCCACGTCTGGGCCCGGCGAGCGCGGATTGACAAAGCCGCGCCGGTTCACTAG
- a CDS encoding 50S ribosomal protein L13 has translation MSTYFPSSKTVEPHWYVVDAEGEVLGRFASRVAQLLRGKNAPHYTPFMDTGEHVVIINAAKIRVTGNKVEDKEYHHFTGTAGGLKTATLRVRMAKHPEEVVRDAVEGMLPKTKFGKHLCSKLKVYRGAEHPHTAQQPEAVKLTKQRAAGA, from the coding sequence ATGAGCACGTATTTTCCCAGTAGCAAGACGGTCGAGCCGCATTGGTACGTGGTCGATGCCGAAGGCGAGGTCCTCGGGCGCTTTGCCTCGCGCGTCGCGCAGCTTCTGCGCGGCAAGAACGCACCCCATTACACGCCCTTTATGGATACGGGCGAACACGTGGTAATCATCAACGCCGCCAAGATCCGGGTGACAGGGAACAAAGTCGAGGACAAGGAATACCACCACTTCACCGGCACCGCCGGCGGGCTGAAAACGGCCACACTGCGCGTCCGCATGGCCAAGCATCCGGAAGAGGTGGTCCGGGATGCGGTGGAGGGCATGCTGCCCAAGACCAAGTTCGGCAAGCATCTCTGCAGCAAGTTAAAGGTGTATCGTGGCGCCGAGCATCCCCATACGGCGCAGCAGCCAGAAGCGGTGAAGCTGACCAAACAGCGCGCCGCAGGAGCATAG
- a CDS encoding 30S ribosomal protein S9, with protein MADLVQYQATGRRKTSVARVILRPGSGQRKINGKAYGAYFGTPTRELLANRPLTIAAMADQYDVLANVRGGGVNSQSGAVALGVARALLLLNPELRAKLRAAGLLTRDSRMKERKKYGQKGARKRFQFSKR; from the coding sequence ATGGCAGACCTCGTTCAATACCAGGCAACCGGCCGGCGCAAAACGTCGGTGGCGCGGGTAATTCTGCGCCCTGGCAGCGGCCAGCGCAAAATCAATGGCAAGGCCTACGGCGCCTACTTCGGCACGCCTACGCGCGAGCTGCTGGCGAACCGGCCGCTGACCATCGCCGCCATGGCGGATCAGTACGATGTGCTGGCCAACGTGCGCGGCGGCGGCGTCAACAGCCAGAGCGGCGCGGTGGCGCTGGGCGTGGCCCGTGCGCTGCTGCTGCTCAATCCGGAATTGCGCGCCAAGCTGCGCGCCGCCGGGCTGCTGACGCGGGATTCAAGGATGAAGGAACGCAAGAAGTACGGACAGAAAGGGGCGCGCAAGCGCTTCCAATTCTCCAAGCGGTAG
- the rpsB gene encoding 30S ribosomal protein S2: protein MASISMKELLEAGVHFGHQTKRWNPKMKEYIFGERNGIYIVDLQKTLKMFKEASAFVQEQCAQGKIVLFVGTKRQAQDAIAEEATRAGMFYVNQRWLGGLLTNWVTIQKSINRLKELDAMATDGRYEQLPKKEVIKLERERKHLHTNLAGIRDMPGLPDVIFVIDSNKEQIAVAEARKLGIPVVAVVDTNCDPSAVDHVIPGNDDALRAIRLFTSRIADACAEGRNLHTSGGQAPADGAPPEAAGDGEATPAESGEDESEIEARKGPEPEAAEFHDSRISDTPQAAPAR from the coding sequence TTGGCATCCATTAGCATGAAAGAGCTGCTCGAGGCGGGGGTTCACTTCGGGCACCAAACCAAACGCTGGAACCCCAAAATGAAGGAATACATTTTTGGCGAGCGCAACGGCATCTACATTGTCGATTTGCAGAAGACGCTGAAGATGTTCAAAGAGGCCTCGGCGTTCGTGCAGGAACAATGCGCGCAAGGCAAAATCGTATTGTTCGTGGGCACCAAGCGCCAGGCGCAGGATGCCATTGCCGAAGAAGCCACCCGCGCCGGCATGTTCTACGTCAATCAGCGCTGGCTGGGCGGCCTGCTCACCAACTGGGTGACCATTCAAAAGTCCATCAACCGGCTCAAGGAGCTGGATGCGATGGCCACCGACGGCCGCTACGAGCAGTTGCCGAAAAAAGAAGTCATCAAGCTGGAGCGCGAGCGCAAGCACCTGCACACCAACCTGGCGGGGATCCGCGACATGCCCGGTCTGCCAGATGTGATTTTCGTGATTGACTCGAACAAGGAACAGATTGCGGTGGCGGAGGCGCGCAAGCTGGGCATTCCGGTCGTGGCGGTGGTCGACACCAACTGCGACCCGTCCGCGGTGGATCATGTGATTCCCGGCAATGACGATGCCCTGCGGGCCATCCGGCTGTTCACCAGCCGCATCGCCGATGCCTGCGCCGAAGGCCGCAACCTGCACACTTCGGGCGGTCAGGCGCCGGCCGACGGCGCGCCGCCGGAAGCGGCCGGTGACGGCGAGGCCACCCCCGCCGAAAGCGGTGAAGATGAGTCCGAAATCGAGGCCCGCAAGGGGCCCGAGCCGGAGGCGGCCGAATTCCACGACAGCCGCATCTCCGATACGCCGCAAGCGGCGCCGGCGCGGTAA
- a CDS encoding elongation factor Ts gives MEISAAQVKALRERTSAPMMECKRALTEAGGDMEKAEMVLLKRGIAAAAKKATRTAAEGSIGSYIHAGGKLGVLVDVACESDFVARTVEFQELVHDLAMHIAAAGPAYLTREEVPAEALEAERAKLREQAVTVNAGKPAAILDKIVEGKMAKFYEEHCLAEQHFIKDDKLTIAELVAAKVAKLGEKIEVRRFCRFKTGDEPSA, from the coding sequence ATGGAAATTTCTGCTGCTCAAGTGAAAGCCCTGCGGGAGCGGACCAGCGCTCCCATGATGGAGTGCAAGCGCGCGCTGACGGAAGCCGGCGGTGATATGGAAAAGGCGGAGATGGTGCTGCTCAAGCGCGGCATTGCGGCCGCCGCCAAAAAAGCCACCCGCACCGCCGCGGAAGGCTCCATCGGCAGCTACATTCATGCCGGCGGCAAGCTGGGCGTGCTGGTGGATGTGGCCTGCGAAAGCGATTTTGTGGCGCGCACGGTCGAATTTCAGGAGCTGGTGCACGATTTGGCGATGCATATTGCCGCCGCCGGGCCGGCCTATCTGACGCGCGAGGAGGTGCCCGCCGAGGCGCTCGAAGCCGAGCGTGCGAAGTTGCGCGAGCAGGCGGTGACGGTGAATGCCGGCAAACCCGCTGCCATTCTCGATAAGATCGTCGAAGGCAAGATGGCGAAATTCTACGAAGAGCACTGCCTCGCCGAGCAGCACTTCATCAAGGATGACAAGCTCACGATTGCCGAGCTGGTGGCGGCGAAAGTGGCCAAGCTGGGCGAGAAGATCGAAGTCCGGCGCTTCTGCCGCTTCAAGACCGGCGACGAACCCTCGGCCTGA
- a CDS encoding UMP kinase encodes MASAYKRVLLKLSGEALAGEQQLGISPERMDAIAGEIVTAAQAGVQIALVLGGGNFFRGVALQAKHMDRVAADQMGMLATVINGLAMQDALERRGLDTRVMSAIEMNQVAERFIRRRAIRHLEKGRCVIFVGGTGSPYFSTDTAAALRAMEIHAEAILKGTKVDGIYDADPTLNPTATRFPAIDYQEFIRRNLRVMDIAAVSLCQDNHLPVIVFSLLQPGNIIKVARGEPVGSRIGPQSQSGAAS; translated from the coding sequence ATGGCCAGCGCCTATAAGCGGGTTCTGCTCAAGTTGTCCGGTGAGGCGCTGGCGGGCGAGCAGCAGTTGGGTATTTCGCCCGAGCGCATGGACGCCATCGCGGGTGAGATCGTCACCGCCGCGCAGGCCGGCGTACAAATCGCCCTTGTCCTCGGTGGCGGCAATTTCTTCCGGGGCGTGGCCTTGCAGGCCAAGCACATGGACCGCGTCGCCGCCGATCAGATGGGCATGCTGGCGACGGTGATCAACGGCCTGGCGATGCAGGATGCGCTCGAGCGCCGTGGTCTGGATACCCGGGTGATGAGCGCCATCGAGATGAATCAGGTTGCCGAGCGCTTCATCCGCCGGCGCGCCATCCGCCACCTGGAAAAGGGCCGCTGCGTGATTTTCGTGGGCGGCACCGGCAGCCCCTACTTTTCCACCGACACCGCCGCCGCCCTGCGCGCCATGGAAATCCACGCGGAAGCGATTCTCAAGGGCACCAAGGTGGACGGCATCTACGACGCCGATCCCACCCTGAACCCCACGGCCACGCGCTTTCCTGCCATCGACTACCAGGAGTTCATCCGCCGCAACCTGCGCGTGATGGACATTGCCGCGGTCTCGCTGTGCCAGGACAATCACCTGCCCGTGATTGTGTTCAGCCTGCTGCAGCCCGGCAACATCATCAAAGTCGCCCGGGGCGAGCCGGTGGGCTCGCGCATCGGTCCGCAATCGCAATCCGGAGCTGCCTCATGA
- a CDS encoding ribosome recycling factor, translated as MSPAPKSPAAASASVPALRPVFQQLTQRMESTANDFRNALAAIRTGRASVHLLDTVRAEYYGTEMPLNQLATINAPEPQMLTVQPFDVSALPAIEKAIRTADLGLNPGNDGKLIRIPIPPLTAERRQSLVKALHKILEDHRTGLRNIRRDGNEAVKKLKTAKSIGEDDEKRALDDVQKLTEAEQAKIDEMAAAKEKEITTL; from the coding sequence ATGAGTCCTGCACCGAAGTCTCCTGCCGCCGCCAGTGCGTCGGTTCCCGCGCTGCGTCCCGTTTTCCAGCAGCTTACGCAGCGGATGGAGTCAACCGCCAACGATTTCCGCAACGCCCTGGCCGCGATTCGCACCGGCCGGGCCTCGGTGCATTTGCTCGATACCGTGCGCGCCGAATATTACGGCACCGAGATGCCGCTGAATCAGTTGGCTACCATCAACGCGCCCGAGCCGCAGATGCTGACGGTGCAGCCCTTTGATGTTTCCGCGCTGCCGGCGATTGAAAAGGCGATCCGCACGGCCGATTTGGGCCTCAATCCCGGCAACGACGGCAAACTCATCCGCATTCCGATTCCGCCGCTCACCGCTGAGCGCCGTCAGAGTCTGGTCAAAGCGCTACATAAAATCCTCGAAGACCATCGCACCGGTCTGCGCAACATCCGCCGTGATGGCAACGAGGCGGTGAAGAAGCTGAAGACGGCCAAGTCCATCGGTGAGGACGATGAAAAGCGCGCCCTTGACGACGTGCAGAAACTCACCGAAGCCGAGCAGGCCAAAATCGACGAAATGGCCGCCGCCAAGGAAAAAGAAATCACCACACTCTAG
- a CDS encoding MBL fold metallo-hydrolase, with the protein MQISFHGAASDVTGSCHLLHVGKQQILIDCGMFQGSRKLHEENGEPFGFDPAKINLLLLTHAHLDHCGRIPILVKQGFRGRILTTAGTVDLAKLVLQDAAGLQEEEMRRYHFPALFGAADVQTALGQFEGAMAHGAAREVAPGVRATFYKAGHILGSAWILLELEEGSERRRVIFSGDLGNRNKPILNPPDPALPADVVVMESTYGDRNHRSQAESIAEFRAAVQATVSEGGNVVIPTFALERAQDLLYYLRQMVEDHALPADTPVFLDSPMAISATEVFRRHPEYFNPEMKALLAAGTDPFALPRLQFTRTTDASKAIAKARGAVIMAGSGMATGGRILHHLANNLGDARNHIIFVGYASHGTPARQVIDGAREIRIYGEPVAVRAKVTTIGGFSAHADHDDLLAWAQAGGKPGKVLLVHGEPKAAAVLAHDIEARGISTAIPKLGDRFDLSAAGAVAAR; encoded by the coding sequence ATGCAAATCAGCTTTCACGGCGCTGCCAGCGATGTCACCGGTTCATGCCATTTGCTGCATGTTGGCAAGCAGCAGATTCTGATCGATTGCGGCATGTTCCAGGGCAGCCGCAAACTGCATGAAGAAAACGGCGAGCCGTTCGGATTTGACCCGGCCAAAATCAACCTGCTGCTGCTGACGCACGCGCACCTGGATCACTGCGGCCGCATCCCGATCCTGGTGAAGCAAGGCTTCCGCGGACGCATCCTCACCACCGCCGGCACGGTGGATCTGGCCAAGCTGGTGCTGCAGGATGCCGCCGGGCTGCAGGAAGAAGAGATGCGGCGCTATCATTTTCCGGCGCTGTTTGGCGCCGCGGACGTCCAGACCGCGCTGGGTCAGTTTGAAGGCGCGATGGCGCACGGCGCCGCGCGCGAGGTCGCCCCCGGGGTGCGGGCGACGTTCTATAAAGCCGGACACATTCTCGGCTCGGCCTGGATTCTGCTCGAACTGGAAGAAGGCAGCGAACGCCGGCGCGTCATCTTCAGCGGTGACCTGGGCAACCGCAACAAGCCCATCCTGAATCCGCCCGATCCCGCGCTGCCCGCGGATGTCGTGGTCATGGAATCGACCTATGGCGACCGCAACCATCGCTCCCAGGCCGAATCGATCGCCGAATTCCGCGCTGCGGTGCAGGCGACCGTGAGCGAGGGCGGCAACGTCGTCATCCCCACCTTCGCGCTGGAGCGCGCGCAGGATTTGCTCTACTACCTGCGGCAGATGGTCGAAGACCACGCCCTCCCCGCCGACACCCCGGTCTTTCTGGATTCGCCCATGGCGATCTCAGCGACGGAGGTCTTCCGCCGCCATCCCGAGTACTTCAATCCCGAAATGAAGGCGCTGCTGGCGGCGGGCACGGATCCGTTTGCCCTGCCCAGGCTGCAGTTCACGCGCACCACGGACGCCTCCAAGGCCATCGCCAAGGCGCGCGGCGCCGTCATCATGGCCGGCTCCGGCATGGCCACCGGCGGCCGCATTCTGCATCACCTGGCGAACAATCTCGGCGACGCCCGCAACCACATCATCTTCGTCGGCTACGCCTCCCACGGCACGCCCGCGCGGCAGGTCATTGATGGCGCCCGAGAGATCAGGATTTATGGCGAGCCGGTTGCCGTCCGGGCCAAGGTGACTACCATCGGCGGCTTTTCCGCCCACGCCGACCACGACGACCTTCTGGCCTGGGCTCAGGCCGGCGGCAAACCCGGCAAAGTGCTGCTGGTTCATGGCGAGCCCAAAGCCGCCGCCGTGCTGGCCCACGACATCGAGGCGCGTGGCATCTCCACCGCCATCCCCAAACTCGGCGACCGCTTCGACCTGAGCGCGGCTGGTGCCGTCGCCGCCCGCTAG
- a CDS encoding TlpA family protein disulfide reductase: MHVSRAGKLAAAVVFLAAALAAQRGGRAGDLGAPSSAERQAGGAAQPRQAPRQSMPPQPEPEVYLFEHPRPVPNLSVTTLNGEHVSLAALRGKVVLLNFWATWCGPCRMEIPEFERLQREYAGKLQVVGLSVDELPPAAVAKKAAALGINYPVAIASPAVQKRFGPINSIPVTWVIDPHGMLQQRNHGANPYAVFNTEVRTLLGLPTKIKVARVDALSPDGKVGTMNIPGIAAALQKLTPAQRSLVLAKLNTQACTCGCEWSLATCRVKDPSCGYSLPQALQLIAAIRAGKVH, encoded by the coding sequence ATGCACGTAAGTCGAGCGGGCAAGCTGGCAGCGGCGGTGGTTTTTCTGGCGGCGGCGCTGGCGGCGCAGCGCGGAGGCCGGGCTGGGGATCTCGGGGCCCCCAGCTCGGCCGAGCGCCAAGCGGGTGGCGCGGCGCAGCCACGCCAGGCCCCGCGCCAGTCGATGCCACCGCAGCCAGAGCCGGAAGTCTACCTGTTTGAACACCCGCGGCCGGTGCCCAATCTTTCCGTTACCACCCTCAATGGCGAGCACGTCAGCCTGGCGGCGCTGCGCGGCAAGGTGGTACTGCTGAATTTCTGGGCCACGTGGTGCGGCCCGTGCCGGATGGAAATTCCCGAGTTCGAACGCCTGCAGCGTGAATACGCCGGCAAACTGCAGGTGGTAGGCCTGTCGGTGGACGAGCTGCCACCGGCTGCGGTTGCCAAAAAAGCGGCGGCGCTGGGCATCAATTATCCGGTGGCCATCGCCTCCCCGGCGGTGCAAAAACGCTTCGGACCCATCAACTCGATCCCGGTGACCTGGGTGATCGATCCCCACGGCATGTTGCAGCAGCGCAACCATGGCGCCAATCCCTACGCGGTGTTCAACACCGAAGTGCGGACATTGCTGGGTCTGCCTACCAAGATCAAGGTCGCGCGCGTAGATGCGCTCTCACCGGATGGCAAAGTGGGCACGATGAATATTCCGGGCATCGCGGCGGCACTTCAGAAACTCACGCCGGCGCAGCGCAGCCTCGTCCTGGCCAAGCTGAATACGCAGGCCTGCACCTGTGGCTGCGAATGGTCGCTGGCGACCTGCCGCGTCAAGGATCCCTCGTGCGGCTACAGCTTGCCGCAGGCACTGCAGCTCATCGCCGCCATTCGGGCGGGTAAAGTCCACTAA